The Primulina tabacum isolate GXHZ01 chromosome 7, ASM2559414v2, whole genome shotgun sequence genome includes a window with the following:
- the LOC142551025 gene encoding phospholipase A1-Ibeta2, chloroplastic-like, translated as MQIGYTLPAPNLRLFQDRRAVFQCSGSPLNPQNQAQKQENITTKHLSNLEKLLQTEPPKEPPDQIPFPKEHPLETRSKAFFERLNLAGVWPAMKAAEEMSPRHLNRLRRLLSTSPEYSPRNILGIRWREYHGSNDWTGLLDPLDENLRREIVRFGEFIQAAYHCFHSNPSMSMEEAQRLRHVALPDKSYKVTKSLYSTSSIGLPTWVDDMARDLGWMTQRSSWAGYVAVCDDRGEIQRMGRRDIIIALRGTATCLEWAENMRDLLVPISHEEEENGGLPKVECGFLNLVKTRGANGHIPSLSQSVVDEVQRLIQKYKGETLGITITGHSLGAALALLVGDELSACAPHMPPIAVFSFGGPRVGNRAFANRLNSRNVKVLRVVNSQDVITRVPGMFVSEELDNKLRCSGAEKFLDALDKSMPWAYAHVGTELRVDTKMSPFLEPHADVACCHDLEAYLHLVDGFLASNCPFRANAKRSLLKLLNEQKSNVKRLYTSKAKGLILNPEIHNLSAIPSCLPSPS; from the coding sequence ATGCAAATCGGATACACGCTTCCGGCGCCAAATCTCCGGCTCTTCCAGGACAGACGCGCCGTCTTCCAATGCTCCGGTTCGCCTCTAAACCCTCAGAATCAAGctcaaaaacaagaaaatatcACCACAAAGCACCTTTCAAACCTTGAAAAGTTGTTGCAGACGGAGCCTCCAAAGGAGCCACCCGACCAAATACCGTTTCCGAAAGAACACCCCCTAGAAACTCGATCTAAAGCTTTCTTCGAAAGGTTGAATTTGGCCGGAGTTTGGCCGGCAATGAAGGCTGCGGAGGAAATGTCACCGCGTCATTTAAACAGGCTGCGGCGGCTACTTTCCACGTCGCCGGAATATTCTCCTCGGAATATTCTTGGCATCCGGTGGAGGGAGTATCACGGTAGCAATGATTGGACCGGTTTACTCGACCCTCTGGACGAGAATCTCCGGCGAGAAATTGTCCGGTTCGGGGAGTTTATTCAGGCAGCGTATCATTGCTTTCATTCAAACCCGTCAATGTCAATGGAGGAAGCTCAAAGGCTGCGCCACGTGGCTCTTCCTGATAAATCTTACAAGGTCACGAAGAGCCTATATTCCACCTCTTCAATCGGGTTGCCAACTTGGGTCGATGACATGGCCCGGGATCTTGGGTGGATGACCCAACGCTCGAGTTGGGCCGGGTACGTCGCTGTTTGTGATGATCGGGGGGAGATCCAACGGATGGGAAGGAGAGACATCATCATCGCCTTACGTGGGACTGCCACTTGTCTCGAATGGGCCGAAAATATGAGAGATTTATTGGTTCCAATTTCccatgaagaagaagaaaatggagGATTACCCAAAGTGGAATGCGGGTTTTTGAACTTAGTCAAGACTCGTGGTGCTAATGGTCATATCCCAAGTTTATCTCAATCAGTAGTTGACGAAGTTCAACGATTAATCCAAAAATataaaggtgaaactcttggtatAACAATAACCGGGCACAGCCTTGGTGCCGCCCTAGCTTTGTTGGTGGGGGACGAGCTGAGTGCATGCGCACCTCACATGCCTCCAATTGCCGTGTTCTCCTTCGGCGGCCCTCGAGTTGGAAATCGAGCTTTCGCAAATAGACTCAACTCGAGAAACGTTAAGGTCCTAAGGGTCGTGAATTCTCAGGACGTGATCACACGAGTTCCTGGCATGTTTGTGAGCGAAGAACTCGACAACAAGTTGAGATGTTCCGGAGCCGAAAAGTTTCTAGATGCACTCGACAAAAGTATGCCGTGGGCCTACGCACACGTCGGGACAGAACTCCGAGTTGATACCAAGATGTCTCCATTTTTAGAGCCTCATGCAGATGTAGCTTGTTGCCATGATTTGGAAGCTTACTTGCACTTGGTGGATGGGTTTTTGGCATCAAATTGCCCGTTTAGGGCAAATGCAAAGAGAAGTTTATTGAAGTTGCTCAACGAACAAAAATCAAACGTGAAAAGATTGTACACAAGCAAGGCGAAGGGCTTGATCTTGAATCCTGAAATACATAATTTGTCGGCAATACCAAGTTGTTTGCCTAGTCCATCttga
- the LOC142552121 gene encoding LOW QUALITY PROTEIN: pentatricopeptide repeat-containing protein At4g16835, mitochondrial-like (The sequence of the model RefSeq protein was modified relative to this genomic sequence to represent the inferred CDS: inserted 2 bases in 1 codon; deleted 1 base in 1 codon): MFRRHFRTSNLQILFLLPRISLHLKPRFYGRIQSAYAVSNQQELPSESDSFTIQFQSSSPPFYGELNHCAFESNQIIAFNKMISSYIQYGDLDSAMKVFLSMKMRTTVTWNSILAGFSKRPGMLKEAQQLFDEIPAPDTVSYNIMLACYLKNSDVEEAKGFFNRMLVKDIASWNTMISGLSQHGRMNEAKELFSAMPKRNLVTWNAMISGYIETGDLESALALFGKAPVKGVIAWTAIITGYMRSGRVELAEKVVLXETPDKNLVTWNAMMAGYVENGRGEDCLKVFKKMLELRIQANPSSFSTILLACSNLSMLKFGKQVHQLMQKSPLYLDTMVGTSLISMYCKCGILKDAWKLFQEMSSKDLVTWNSMISGYAQHGVSGKALCLFDEMRNTGIKPDWITFVGILSACNHAGLVEVGIRYFEKMQKDYKIAVRPDHYTSMIDLLGRAGRLTEAVDLIKKMPFEPHSAIFGTLLGACRIHKNSEIAEFAANNLLSLDPGNPAAYVQLANVYAAKKNWESVSKVRRWMKENKVTKTPGYSWIEVKSVVHEFRSGDRLHPELERIHEKLTELEKKMKLAGYVPDLESALHDVGEEQKEQLLLWHSEKLAIAFGLIQLPLGMPIQVFKNLRVCGDCHEATKFISAIEGREITVRDTTRFHHFLDGKCSCHDYW; encoded by the exons ATGTTTCGTCGTCATTTTAGAACTTCGAACCTCCAAATATTATTCCTCTTGCCAAGAATTTCTCTACATCTCAAACCTCGCTTCTATGGAAGAATTCAAAGCGCATATGCCGTTTCAAACCAACAAGAACTTCCCTCCGAATCCGATTCTTTCACGATCCAGTTTCAATCCTCATCACCGCCATTTTATGGTGAGCTAAACCATTGTGCATTTGAATCTAACCAAATAATCGCGTTTAACAAAATGATTAGCTCTTATATTCAGTATGGGGACTTGGATTCAGCAATGAAAGTTTTTCTGAGCATGAAAATGAGAACCACGGTCACCTGGAATTCAATTCTAGCGGGGTTTTCGAAAAGGCCGGGGATGTTGAAAGAAGCCCAACAACTGTTTGATGAAATCCCCGCACCAGATACCGTATCGTACAATATCATGTTGGcatgttatttaaaaaattccGACGTGGAGGAAGCAAAGGGTTTCTTTAATCGAATGCTGGTTAAAGACATTGCGTCTTGGAATACCATGATTTCAGGGTTGTCGCAACACGGGAGGATGAATGAAGCTAAGGAGTTGTTTTCCGCTATGCCAAAGAGGAATCTTGTGACATGGAATGCCATGATTTCAGGATATATAGAAACTGGGGATTTGGAATCAGCATTAGCGTTGTTTGGAAAGGCTCCTGTTAAAGGTGTCATTGCTTGGACTGCTATAATTACTGGATATATGAGAAGTGGGAGAGTTGAATTGGCAGAAAAGGTAGTTCT CGAAACACCGGACAAGAATCTGGTTACATGGAATGCAATGATGGCAGGTTATGTTGAAAATGGTAGAGGCGAAGATTGTTTGAAagttttcaagaaaatgttgGAGTTAAGGATTCAAGCTAATCCATCGAGTTTTAGTACCATTTTGTTGGCGTGTAGTAATTTATCGATGTTAAAATTTGGGAAACAGGTCCATCAGCTTATGCAGAAGTCCCCTTTGTATTTGGACACAATGGTGGGGACTTCTTTGATTAGCATGTATTGCAAATGTGGGATTTTGAAAGATGCTTGGAAGTTGTTTCAGGAGATGTCGTCTAAAGATTTGGTCACTTGGAATTCTATGATTTCTGGATATGCCCAACATGGGGTCAGTGGGAAGGCTCTATGTTTGTTTGATGAAATGAGAAATACTGGTATAAAACCAGATTGGATCACTTTTGTGGGCATTTTATCCGCATGTAATCACGCGGGATTAGTTGAAGTCGGGATTcgttattttgagaaaatgcAGAAGGATTACAAAATTGCAGTAAGACCAGATCACTATACTAGTATGATTGATCTTCTTGGTCGGGCAGGTAGGCTGACTGAGGCTGTGGATTTGATCAAGAAAATGCCTTTTGAACCTCATTCTGCTATATTTGGAACCCTTCTAGGTGCATGTAGAATACATAAAAACTCGGAAATTGCCGAGTTTGCTGCCAACAACTTGCTTAGTCTTGATCCTGGGAACCCGGCTGCATATGTTCAACTTGCAAATGTTTATGCTGCGAAAAAGAACTGGGAAAGTGTTTCAAAAGTTCGAAGATGGATGAAAGAAAATAAGGTAACTAAAACACCTGGATACAGCTGGATTGAGGTAAAGAGTGTCGTTCATGAGTTCAGATCAGGAGATAGGCTTCACCCTGAACTGGAACGCATACACGAAAAACTCACCGAACTTGAGAAGAAAATGAAGTTGGCAGGATACGTGCCTGAT CTTGAATCTGCTTTGCATGATGTTGGAGAGGAGCAGAAAGAGCAGCTACTTCTGTGGCACAGTGAGAAATTGGCCATTGCCTTTGGGCTAATACAACTACCGTTGGGTATGCCGATTCAAGTATTTAAGAATCTTAGAGTTTGTGGTGACTGCCACGAAGCCACAAAATTTATCTCAGCAATTGAAGGCCGGGAGATCACTGTGAGAGATACAACAAGATTTCACCATTTTCTTGATGGAAAATGCTCTTGCCACGATTATTGGTAA